A segment of the Vibrio aquimaris genome:
GCTTTCCAAAAAGGTACAATCGTTACTTATATGGTCGGGACTAATAACATGTGGTATAGCTTGTATGGTGAGCTAGGCCAAACCGGAGCAGAGGCTGCTGCTATGGTTGCAGTCGATATACGTGAACTCATCGATAATGAAGCAGAAACTATCATAGTTTCGAACATACCTGATTTCTCAGCAGCGCCATGGTTACAAGATAAAGCTGTGCAAGCGGAAGGTTTTATACGCAATTTTAACCAGATACTTGAAAACCAGCTTAAAGATATTAACCAAGCAAACCCAACCGTAAATATTGTTTACGCAGATGCTTACACCTTCTATAAAAACATCAAAGAAACGGTTCTAGAAGAGGGGCTTTATGAGGATAAAATGCTCAACATCAAGTTGACGAATGTGAAAGATGCATCGTTTGAAGTTGAAACCGGAGAGGTCACAGGCAATCCCGAACAATTTATGTATTGGGATGGCATTCACCCAACAACTAATATGCATAAACTTTATGCAAAGTATGTTTCTGAAGTAGTAAAAAGCAGTATTAATTAGGGTTTTAAATGCTTTTCAGCGCTTCTGAGCTTTGTTTACGATGGCACGGACCATGCCTTTGAATATAAATATATGCGCCGGCATCATGGCAAACCAATACAAAAGCCCTCTAAACCCTTGTGGGTGCCACCATGCAGTAACGCTGAGCTTACGCGTGTTACCTAAATCTTTTAGTGAAAATTCTAAACGCCCCAGCCCTGGGGCTTTAAGACCGAATAATAAAGAAAGGAATTGCTTTTTCTCATAACGAATAACTTTCCATGAGTCTATATAATCCCCAACTTTCATCTCTGGACTAGAGGGGGCGCGCCTGATAGGGCGTTTGCCTCCAAATGGTAAATCGAGCCATTCTCTGATTCTCCATAATAAATTAGCGTAAAAATAGCTTTCCTCTCGACTCCCAAACAGTTGGATTATCCCCCAAAGCTTATCGGCGCTGACTTGGGTTTGAATACTTGCGCCTGTTTGTTTCGGGTAGTAGCCATAACCTGGCTGCCAGCGTTTAAATGCTGTTGGATCGTATCCCCAAACTTCGCTTTCTATATAATCACTTTCCGCTGAGATGGCTTGTTGGACCATTTTTTCATAACCAATTAAATTTTGAGGGTATCGCTTATGAACGGCTTGCCAGTCTGCAACAAAGTCATGCTTCAAACCAGAAAGCAATGCTGCACCTATCGATTTAGGGACAGAGGTGATTATTCCAAGCCAATACGAGGCAAACTTTGGTGTCAGTAGATTAGTGGAAAAAATCCGAATAGGCTTATTTATTGTTTGACTAATAACCTCAAGTTGTTCCCTATAAGTGAGGATATTCGGTCCTCCAACCTCAAATAGATTATGTGTTGTTGGCGTCTCTTTCACCAGTTCGATTAAATAATGATTTAAGTTTTCAAGCGCGATTGGGTTGGCTTTGCAATCAATCCATTTAGGCGTTATCAACAAAGGCATATTAAAAACGAAATCGCGCATAATTTCGAACGCAGCCGAACCGGGACCAATAATGACACCAGCTCTAAGTTCAGTTACTGGGCGGCCAGCCTGACGTATGATATCACCCGTCATTAGCCGTGCTTTTAGATGCTCGGAATCGCCAGTCTGAGGTTGAAGGGCACTAAGATATATGACGTGTTGTACATCGCTGTTTTTGAGCGCGGATTTAAAGTTAGTTGCAAGGGAAAGTTCATATTCGAGAAAGTCGTGACCATGGGCCATTCCATGAACGAGAAAGTAAATAATGTCGAACTTTGCAACCGTATGTATTGTGGTTTCTTTATCGGCTAAGTCGAGATAAATGAGGGACAGATTATTGCGAGGTCGTACTCGAGCCTTAAGGTAATCAATTTGTCTCGCTGCTGCCGTGACATGGTAACCCAAGTCGCATAGCTTTGAGAGTAGTTGGGAGCCAACGTATCCTGATGCACCTAGCACTAATATTTTTTTCATCGTATTCCTTCTTACATCAAAATCCGAGCTTTTATTTTTGAAATACTGGCGCAGACCTATAGGAGCTGATAAGCACGAGAATTGGTATATTTATAATTTCTGTTTATACGTTAGCTTATTGATTGGTAAATCGAAAACGATAGTTATCGTCGGATCTCTGTAGTTAATAGATCGTCACAGTTTTTGATCAAACCTTGAAGTGTTCCGAAAACTCATTGTTGAGTGAATGAAAATTAGAACGCCTTGCGTGAGCCAGTATCCAAAGTTCTTTCTCAAGGCCGCAATTTAGTGTAGATTCACAGTCCAATTTTAAAAATTGTGAGATTTTTGATGCTGCAACTAACAGACCTTTGTAAAGGTTATGTGGATGGTGGAGAGTTTCACCCTGTACTACAAGGTGCTGAGTTGCTATTGGATCAAGGCGAGCAAGTGGCTTTGATGGGCGAGAGTGGTTCCGGTAAGAGCACGTTACTCAATCTTATCGCGGGGATTGATACAGTTGATTCAGGAGAGATCCTGTTCCCTCACTTTTCAATGCATCAAGTAGATGAAAACCAACGGACCTCATATCGCAGGGAAAATATAGGGCTTATATTTCAGCAGTTCAATCTAATCCCTACCTTAAACATCGCGGATAATATACGTTTTTGTCGACAGCTAAAGGGGCTACCTGAAAACATAGCTCTGTGGCGTCAAATTCTCTCATCGCTCGATCTTATGCCACTACTGGGGCGATACCCTGAAGAAGCTTCTGGCGGCCAGCAACAGAGAGCTGCCATAGCTCGTGCTTTATACATGGAGCCCAAGTTATTACTCGCGGATGAGCCCACAGGCAGTTTAGATGAACGTAATGCTGAAGCTGTGATGCGGTTGCTAACGAGCTTAACTCGAGAACTAGAGTGTACACTGCTATTGGTTACTCACAGTGAGCAAGTCGC
Coding sequences within it:
- a CDS encoding SGNH/GDSL hydrolase family protein; translation: MRLLTLFALLCPFYVLASDFKSISSFGDSLSDCGNKFAVSQEFNLATKGAVLASTSAPNWQGRASNGRVWTEYLAQMLKLPPVSPARVEINTDIHVEKRDEKSSYFIHMEPLLGNNWSVGGAMALAGNFNNLSKGQDVLSFSGGKVLPNSSLQISNRIAAKGAFQKGTIVTYMVGTNNMWYSLYGELGQTGAEAAAMVAVDIRELIDNEAETIIVSNIPDFSAAPWLQDKAVQAEGFIRNFNQILENQLKDINQANPTVNIVYADAYTFYKNIKETVLEEGLYEDKMLNIKLTNVKDASFEVETGEVTGNPEQFMYWDGIHPTTNMHKLYAKYVSEVVKSSIN
- a CDS encoding DUF2867 domain-containing protein — translated: MKKILVLGASGYVGSQLLSKLCDLGYHVTAAARQIDYLKARVRPRNNLSLIYLDLADKETTIHTVAKFDIIYFLVHGMAHGHDFLEYELSLATNFKSALKNSDVQHVIYLSALQPQTGDSEHLKARLMTGDIIRQAGRPVTELRAGVIIGPGSAAFEIMRDFVFNMPLLITPKWIDCKANPIALENLNHYLIELVKETPTTHNLFEVGGPNILTYREQLEVISQTINKPIRIFSTNLLTPKFASYWLGIITSVPKSIGAALLSGLKHDFVADWQAVHKRYPQNLIGYEKMVQQAISAESDYIESEVWGYDPTAFKRWQPGYGYYPKQTGASIQTQVSADKLWGIIQLFGSREESYFYANLLWRIREWLDLPFGGKRPIRRAPSSPEMKVGDYIDSWKVIRYEKKQFLSLLFGLKAPGLGRLEFSLKDLGNTRKLSVTAWWHPQGFRGLLYWFAMMPAHIFIFKGMVRAIVNKAQKR
- a CDS encoding ABC transporter ATP-binding protein — protein: MLQLTDLCKGYVDGGEFHPVLQGAELLLDQGEQVALMGESGSGKSTLLNLIAGIDTVDSGEILFPHFSMHQVDENQRTSYRRENIGLIFQQFNLIPTLNIADNIRFCRQLKGLPENIALWRQILSSLDLMPLLGRYPEEASGGQQQRAAIARALYMEPKLLLADEPTGSLDERNAEAVMRLLTSLTRELECTLLLVTHSEQVASHMKGRVRLQGGLLHVMASS